The Kwoniella mangroviensis CBS 8507 chromosome 1 map unlocalized Ctg02, whole genome shotgun sequence genome window below encodes:
- a CDS encoding argininosuccinate lyase, producing the protein MSSEQDFTKRKLWGGRFTGSTDPLMHEFNQSLKYDKRMYAADVKGSIAFSKALLKAGIVNENEQKEIERGLKIVEGEWAEGKFAIQPDDEDIHTANERRLSEIIGKDIGGKLHTGRSRNDQVATDMRIWLMDESAQVEQYLKDLLNVMVSRAEKEVDAIMPGYTHLQRAQPVRWSHLLLSHAQSFLSDLDRLRQLQPRISVLPLGSAALAGNPYSLDRELLRKELGFQSIGENSMHAVADRDFIVEWLQWASLLQIHMSRMAEDLIIYSSAEFGFVQLSDAYSTGSSIMPQKKNPDSLELLRGKSGRTFGQMAGFMMSLKGVPSTYNKDLQEDKEPLFDAVDTVSAALRIAEGVIATLTINPTKMSQALTMDMLATDIADYLVRKGVPFRETHHISGRSVALAEQQKIQISDLTMEQWKELSEHFTDDVMDVFDFENSVEKRNAIGGPARSMIKRQVDIARERIGK; encoded by the exons ATGTCTTCAGAACAAGATTTCACCAAGAGGAAGTTATGGGG TGGTCGATTCACAGGATCAACAGATCCACT GATGCACGAATTCAACCAGTCTCTCAAATATGATAAACGAATGTACGCTGCCGACGTCAAAGGGTCGATTGCGTTTTCCAAAGCGTTGTTGAAGGCTGGTATCGTGAATGAAAATgagcagaaggagattgaaaggggtttgaagattgttgaaggtgaatgggCTGAaggcaag TTTGCCATTCAGCCCGACGACGAGGATATCCATACCGCCAACGAAAGACGTCTATCTGAAATTATCGGTAAAGACATTGGAGGTAAATTGCATACTGGTAGATCTAGGAATGACCAGGTTGCTACCGACATGAGAATCTGGCTC ATGGATGAATCCGCCCAGGTCGAACAATATCTCAAAGACCTCCTGAACGTCATGGTCTCCCGAGCTGAAAAAGAAGTCGACGCCATCATGCCCGGTTACACCCATCTCCAACGAGCCCAACCCGTCCGATGGTCACATTTACTCTTATCCCACGCTCAATCGTTTTTGTCTGATTTAGATAGACTTAGACAACTCCAACCTCGTATCTCGGTTTTACCGTTGGGTTCAGCAGCTTTGGCAGGTAACCCTTACTCCCTCGATAGGGAATTGCTCAGAAAGGAATTAGGTTTCCAATCGATCGGTGAGAACTCGATGCACGCTGTAGCGGATAGAGACTTCATCGTGGAATGGTTACAATGGGCTAGTCTGTTGCAGATTCACATGTCGAGAATGGCAGAGGATTTGATCATTTACTCGTCAGCTGAATTTGGTTTCGTTCAACTGAGTGATGCTTATTC TAccggatcatccatcatgcCTCAAAAGAAGAACCCCGACTCCCTTGAATTGCTTCGAGGAAAATCCGGACGAACCTTCGGTCAAATGGCTGGATTCATGATGTCCTTGAAAGGTGTACCATCGACTTACAACAAGGATCTGCAAGAAGATAAGGAACCATTGTTCGATGCTGTTGATACCGTTTCTGCTGCATTGAGGATTGCTGAAGGGGTCATTGCTACTTTGACT ATCAACCCTACCAAGATGTCCCAAGCTCTCACTATGGACATGCTAGCAACCGACATAGCAGATTACCTAGTCCGAAAGGGAGTACCATTCAGAGAGACACATCATATCTCCGGACGATCGGTCGCTTTGGCGGAACAGCAAAAAATCCAAATTTCAGATTTGACGATGGAACAATGGAAAGAGCTCAGTGAGCATTTCAcggatgatgtgatggacGTTTTCGACTTTGAGAATTCCGTGGAGAAACGAAATGCTATTGGTGGACCGGCTagatcgatgatcaagagaCAGGTCGATATTGCCAGAGAGAGGATTGGAAAGTAA
- a CDS encoding amino-acid acetyltransferase, mitochondrial — protein sequence MKVPIQSILTPVRNHALAGIRRKGKFSPSLIQRSFKHDSQGLTDIAAEDNDFILSILQASPSVRDSRSYLSSFAPPPSSTNDIPPPGSTSSETQPKEENQLVNSLLNPIIRRPALVKIQGPFTDAQLDSICRGMAYLQKLGLVSVIVVDRDDLPPNEPKDKFELQRQRAIVRHEVERVVHFLTRHRAIARPIFSTVARIHEVNQTDPDPKEKEKMKVVIEEEGLDHVRRAVQEGEIPVLLPVALDEGCKSTRIQSNKVLLALAKSMSTSTSTTTSSSTSTGNSNNHLTPLRLLIINKEGGIPSYARQGLPHLSINLSSEYTYINRTFQSDWKESHPTALANLNLANGCLEYMPKESSALIVSHRSPSSMIANLITNKPKHSASLPHSLLQGITRDTPTIIRKGLPVRVLRSMEEVNIPKLTNLLETSFKKKLNHEQFYGRLKNDLDFVIVVGDYAGAAIVTMEGRDNLPESKNKEPICYLDKFAVNPLHQGDGTVDFLWVALRDETYGLGLLDASNPSIGSLRGVGTGKDLVWRSRSDNPINKWYFERSNGFKTTIDGKWKVFWCDAEQRLKSLWREREFGGGRLVKVVEDEEKERVEWWEDQIGKIPSAWK from the exons ATGAAGGTACCTATTCAAAGTATTCTCACACCAGTGAGAAATCATGCTTTGGCTGGTAtaaggaggaaagggaaatttTCACCTAGTCTAATC CAACGTAGCTTCAAACATGATTCTCAAGGTCTCACAGATATAGCTGCAGAGGATAAC GACTTTATCCTCTCAATCCTACAAGCATCACCGTCCGTCCGAGATTCCCGTTCTTATCTATCCTCattcgctcctcctccttcatctacgAATGATATTCCTCCTCCCGGAAGTACATCAAGCGAGACCCAGCCTAAAGAAGAAAACCAACTTGTCAATTCCCTCTTGAATCCCATAATTCGTCGACCTGCACTAGTCAAAATCCAAGGACCATTTACGGACGCCCAATTAGATTCCATATGTAGAGGTATGGCTTACCTTCAGAAATTAGGTCTGGTCAGTGTGATAGTAGTAGACAGGGATGATTTACCTCCTAATGAACCTAAAGATAAATTCGAATTACAAAGACAACGTGCAATTGTCAGACACGAAGTTGAGAGGGTCGTTCATTTCTTGACTAGGCATCGAGCCATTGCGCGACCAATATTCTCAACTGTAGCTAGAATTCATGAAGTGAATCAAACGGATCCGGATccaaaagagaaagaaaagatgaaagtggtaattgaagaagaaggattagatCATGTGAGAAGAGCAgttcaagaaggtgaaattcCAGTTTTACTCCCCGTAGctttggatgaaggatgtAAATCTACTAGAATACAGAGTAATAAAGTCTTATTAGCTTTGGCTAAATCAatgtcaacatcaacatcaacaacaacttCAAGTTCAACATCGACGGGTAATTCGAATAACCATTTAACACCATTGAGATTATTGATTATCAATAAAGAAGGTGGTATACCATCATATGCAAGACAGGGTTTACCTCatttatcaatcaaccttTCATCCgaatatacatatataaatCGAACTTTTCAATCAGATTGGAAAGAAAGTCATCCAACGGCTTTGGCAAATTTGAATTTAGCGAATGGATGTTTGGAATATATGCCTAAAGAATCATCTGCATTGATAGtttctcatcgatcaccttcttcgatgataGCTAATTTGATAACTAATAAACCTAAACATTCTGCATCCCTTCCACATTCTCTGTTACAAGGTATAACTAGAGATACACCAACGATTATCAGAAAAGGTCTACCAGTCAGGGTACTTAGATCgatggaagaagtgaatATACCCAAATTGACCAATTTACTGGAAACTAGTTTTAAAAAGAAACTAAACCACGAACAATTTTATGGCAGGTTGAAAAACGATCTGGATTTTGTGATTGTTGTGGGTGATTATGCTGGTGCAGCGATCGTAAcaatggaaggaagagataaTTTACCCGAAAGTAAAAATAAAGAACCAATATGTTATTTAGATAAATTCGCTGTGAACCCACTTCATCAAGGTGATGGTACGGTAGATTTCCTCTGGGTAGCTTTAAGGGATGAAACGTATGGTCTGGGTTTACTAGATGCTTCCAATCCCTCGATAGGTTCGCTTAGAGGTGTAGGAACCGGAAAGGACCTGGTATGGAGAAGTCGATCAGATAATCCAATTAATAAGTGGTATTTCGAAAGATCCAATGGATTCAAGACGACAATTGATGGGAAATGGAAGGTTTTTTGGTGTGATGCCGAACAGCGTTTGAAGAGTTTatggagagaaagggaattcggaggtggaagattgGTAAAGGTTGtagaggacgaagagaaagagagagtgGAATGGTGGGAAGACCAGATTGGGAAAATACCTTCTGCTTGGAAGTGA
- a CDS encoding ubiquitin-like protein-NEDD8-like protein RUB3 — translation MIVKVKTLTGKEVDIDVQPDMTINKVKERVEEKAGIPPVQQRLIFGGKAMADDKAIQDYKINAGAVIHLVLALRGGR, via the exons ATGATCGTCAAAGTGAAG ACTCTTACaggtaaagag GTCGATATCGATGTTCAACCAGATATGACT ATCAACAAAGTGAAAGAGAGAGTGGAGGAGAAGGCGGGTATCCCACCTGTTCAACAACGTCTGATCTTCGGTGGTAAAGCTAT GGCCGACGATAAAGCGATTCAAGATTACAAGATCAACGCAGGAGCTGTCATCCATTTGGTATTGGCTTTAAGAGGTGGTCGATGA